A region of Streptomyces cinnamoneus DNA encodes the following proteins:
- a CDS encoding terpene synthase family protein, with product MARALREPAIGWRLPPFYCPIEPAIHPRAAELERRAVSWLDSTGLFRDEKDRAWSIATHSTDFSCRMIPYGRDEPLLLFIQWNHWAFALDDICHDTGSADIRTAGIVDLNARISRCLEAPGSAMLGSTPFDATLEDLAARTRAMTTPTQLRRVTEGMRDWLFGAAWQVSNIERRVMPTLSDYVALRPSVNGTRFSLSWSEIAGGIEVPDGELYSAPVQALTEAAGFIVSCDNDLFSYAKEDSQETTDQNIVNVLIHHDGSSPAQALGDAVAIRDRVMTLFLELRDQIARDAGAELRRYLQALGHYIAGCIRWMNEAPRYASPRNRHDLPVPGATYGITWRDTPSDPGTGPLPIASAAWWWDQLDASSHRLRNHRVSDLHHDVRVPEPRCGDESLAAGWSAAGR from the coding sequence ATGGCGCGGGCCCTCCGCGAACCGGCCATCGGCTGGCGACTGCCGCCCTTCTACTGCCCCATCGAACCGGCGATCCATCCGCGGGCGGCCGAGCTGGAACGCCGGGCGGTCTCCTGGCTGGACTCGACCGGCCTCTTCCGCGACGAGAAGGACCGGGCCTGGAGCATCGCCACCCACAGCACGGACTTCAGCTGCCGCATGATCCCCTACGGACGGGACGAGCCGCTGCTGCTGTTCATCCAGTGGAACCACTGGGCCTTCGCCCTCGACGACATCTGCCACGACACCGGCTCGGCGGACATCCGCACCGCCGGGATCGTGGACCTCAACGCCCGGATCTCCCGCTGCCTGGAGGCTCCGGGGTCGGCCATGCTCGGGTCCACGCCCTTCGACGCCACCCTGGAGGACCTGGCGGCCCGTACCCGCGCGATGACGACCCCGACCCAGCTCCGCCGCGTGACCGAGGGCATGCGGGACTGGCTGTTCGGCGCGGCGTGGCAGGTCAGCAACATCGAGCGGCGCGTCATGCCCACGCTGTCCGACTACGTGGCCCTGCGGCCGTCCGTCAACGGAACCCGCTTCTCCCTCTCGTGGAGCGAGATCGCCGGCGGTATCGAGGTTCCGGACGGTGAGCTGTACTCCGCTCCCGTCCAGGCGCTCACCGAGGCGGCGGGATTCATCGTCAGCTGTGACAACGACCTGTTCTCCTACGCCAAGGAGGACAGTCAGGAGACCACCGACCAGAACATCGTCAACGTCCTGATTCACCACGACGGCAGTTCCCCCGCTCAGGCACTGGGCGACGCGGTCGCCATCAGGGACCGCGTCATGACGCTCTTCCTGGAACTCCGTGACCAGATCGCCCGGGATGCCGGTGCGGAACTCCGCCGCTACCTCCAAGCACTGGGGCACTACATCGCCGGCTGCATCCGGTGGATGAACGAGGCGCCGCGCTACGCCAGCCCCCGGAACCGCCACGACCTGCCGGTGCCGGGGGCGACGTACGGCATCACGTGGCGGGACACGCCCAGCGACCCCGGCACCGGCCCTCTGCCCATCGCGTCCGCGGCCTGGTGGTGGGATCAGCTCGACGCCTCCTCTCACCGCCTCCGCAACCACCGCGTGAGCGACCTCCACCACGACGTCCGGGTCCCGGAACCCAGGTGCGGTGACGAGTCGTTGGCGGCGGGGTGGTCCGCTGCGGGGAGGTGA
- a CDS encoding SAM-dependent methyltransferase: protein MDNLVADVAAASAATRDETQVPSYYTRKTADILHKYGPGPRVHFHVGLFDPGSTPNTTVSQQTLRRRLRESQEAALDHAARSWGVPEDPPAQLFDIGCGLGGGSIYWAQEYGCSVTAMTVTAKHVPVVADLVRQAGVEDLVTPVLGDIHDLREQQAYDAAVAIESSGYMDRERLFNVVANALKPGGWFGLQEHFLCRPEWTSFIDGYYKTRLGTLAEYITAAHRFGFTLEQDEDVTDRVAEFWVQSMAWTTAELDRVERAGAASPISAERLLESALTHSKLFRVWRDHAVETRMLLFRLKGGN, encoded by the coding sequence ATGGACAATCTTGTTGCTGATGTGGCCGCTGCTTCTGCTGCGACCCGCGATGAGACCCAGGTGCCTTCGTACTACACGCGTAAGACCGCCGACATCCTGCACAAGTACGGGCCCGGCCCCCGGGTGCACTTCCACGTCGGCCTGTTCGACCCCGGCTCCACTCCCAACACCACGGTCTCCCAGCAGACGCTCAGGCGTCGCCTCCGGGAGTCCCAGGAAGCCGCCCTCGACCACGCGGCCCGCTCCTGGGGCGTCCCCGAGGACCCGCCGGCCCAGCTCTTCGACATCGGATGCGGCCTCGGCGGCGGATCCATCTACTGGGCGCAGGAGTACGGTTGCTCGGTCACCGCGATGACGGTGACCGCCAAGCACGTCCCCGTCGTCGCCGACCTGGTCCGGCAGGCGGGCGTCGAGGACCTGGTCACCCCGGTCCTCGGCGACATCCACGACCTGCGCGAGCAGCAGGCCTACGACGCGGCGGTGGCGATCGAGAGTTCCGGCTACATGGACCGCGAGCGGCTCTTCAACGTGGTGGCGAACGCCCTCAAGCCAGGCGGCTGGTTCGGCCTCCAGGAGCACTTCCTCTGCCGTCCCGAATGGACCTCGTTCATCGACGGCTACTACAAGACCCGGCTGGGCACGCTGGCCGAGTACATCACGGCGGCGCACCGGTTCGGCTTCACGCTGGAACAGGACGAGGACGTCACCGATCGCGTGGCGGAGTTCTGGGTGCAGTCCATGGCCTGGACGACGGCCGAGCTGGACCGCGTGGAACGCGCAGGCGCCGCCTCCCCGATCTCCGCCGAACGACTGCTGGAGTCGGCACTCACGCACAGCAAGCTCTTCCGGGTGTGGCGCGATCACGCGGTGGAGACCCGGATGCTGCTGTTCCGGCTCAAGGGGGGGAACTGA